From Montipora foliosa isolate CH-2021 chromosome 6, ASM3666993v2, whole genome shotgun sequence, a single genomic window includes:
- the LOC138006724 gene encoding O-phosphoseryl-tRNA(Sec) selenium transferase-like isoform X2 has protein sequence MFSGSYEVCGKIIPVSYVQQAQNARKSRENQIRIFLEHKKWPSEGWDDISIELLLKELSIMDSNNFPGNVGAGEREGRVISSLVSQRHFRLSHGIGRSGDIAAVQPKAAGSSLLMKLTNSMALDAIKIAGFEPVIIENILEGDELRTDLAAVEKQIKDLGPENVVCVLTTTSCFAPRTPDRLEEVAKLCKEQVVPHVVNNAYGVQSSKCMHLIQQAARIGRVDAFIQSTDKNFMVPVGGAIVAGFDDKFIDAVSKTYPGRASATPSVDLFITLLSLGSQGYQRLLQQRKEVYNYLSEGLSKVATAHGERLLSTKGNPISLAISLERLEQGLELNSAGVTQLGSMLFTRCVSGARVVAPDSTKEINGYLFTGWGAHAQSYRCAYLTAAAAIGMTKEDVDTFLKRLDKCLSKFTAKEKPIGGRSVEIADEERSECENSQEERKDTGDKNIVTVNR, from the exons ATGTTTTCAGGGAGTTACGAGGTTTGTGGCAAAATCATTCCAGTTTCGTATGTACAACAAGCTCAAAATGCTCGGAAAAGTCGAGAAAATCAAATTAGAATATTCCTGGAGCAT aaaaaatggccTTCAGAAGGATGGGATGATATCAGCATTGAACTTCTATTGAAAGAGCTCTCCATTATGGACAGTAACAACTTTCCAG GAAATGTTGGTGCAGGTGAAAGAGAGGGGAGAGTCATTTCTTCCTTGGTATCACAAAGGCATTTCAG GTTAAGTCATGGTATTGGCAGATCAGGTGACATAGCAGCTGTACAACCTAAGGCTGCTGGATCTTCTTTGTTAATGAAACTTACCAATTCCATGGCCTTGGATGCCATCAAAATCGCAG gatTTGAACCAGTTATCATAGAAAATATTTTGGAAGGTGACGAGCTTAGAACAGATCTTGCAGCTGTGGAAAAGCAGATCAAGGACTTGGGCCCTGAAAATGTGGTGTGTGTCTTGACAACAACCAGCTGCTTTGCCCCGAGGACCCCTGATAG GTTGGAGGAAGTTGCTAAGTTGTGTAAAGAGCAAGTTGTGCCACATGTTGTAAACAATGCTTACGGGGTGCAGTCCTCTAAGTGTATGCATCTCATCCAACAg GCAGCTAGGATAGGCCGTGTGGATGCATTCATACAAAGCACTGATAAGAACTTTATGGTTCCTGTTGGTGGAGCCATTGTGGCAGGATTTGATGACAAGTTTATTGATGCTGTTAGCAAAACATACCCTG GACGAGCATCAGCTACTCCATCAGTAGACCTCTTCATCACACTCCTGTCTCTTGGTTCACAAGGATATCAACGATTACTGCAACAGAGAAAG GAAGTATATAACTACTTATCTGAAGGCCTCTCAAAGGTGGCGACTGCACATGGAGAGCGGCTGCTCAGCACCAAAGGCAATCCAATCTCTCTCG ctatttctttggagcgaCTTGAGCAAGGACTGGAACTAAACTCAGCCGGCGTGACTCAGCTTGGTTCGATGCTCTTCACAAGATGTGTTTCTGGTGCAAG AGTTGTTGCTCCTGATAGTACCAAAGAGATCAATGGATACTTGTTTACTGGCTGGGGTGCGCATGCCCAGAGCTACCGCTGTGCGTACCTCACCGCAGCCGCCGCAATAGGGATGACAAAAGAGGACGTCGACACCTTTTTGAAACGGCTCGATAAGTGCTTATCAAAATTCACTGCCAAGGAAAAACCTATCGGTGGCCGGAGTGTTGAGATTGCTGATGAAGAGAGAAGCGAATGCGAAAATAGtcaggaagaaaggaaggacaCTGGAGATAAAAATATCGTAACGGTGAACAGATAG
- the LOC138006723 gene encoding tubulin delta chain-like produces the protein MSVVSLQLGQCGNQIGGELFNLLAEDATNLNPQFISKNVDSKVNQEYEDEVVERFFTCDKIGNSLNARAVMIDMESKAISQTLAQAKKSGKWRYPEGQQFWQKRGSGNNWAHGFLVHGPKSSERVLDMVHKEVEKCDRFGGFLILMSLAGGTGSGVGAYITECLRDEFPHSFILNQVVWPYGTGEVIVQNYNAILTLSHLNRCSDGIIIVENDKLQNICSRLMNLKHISFKDINKVISHKLASVLQPVKLFSQGQDASFYKHSISVKNLLGDLIEQVCPHPEYKLVTLKNIPQMAEQSLAYSTYTWPGLLKHLRQMLIADASMEEGIDWEVKLPVPSNPDGADCHQRPGVLPRVKTRFNKSIANLLVLRGVDVHKCDFTSFSDSRLNVSWVPSNCASTIWCHPRPFNYYEKSASLLSNSQTPAAPLNSVVQKAWNMFASRAYVHQYLKYGMTEDHFVDSFAATEQMIKNYSSL, from the exons ATGTCGGTAGTTTCACTACAACTTGGCCAATGTGGAAATCAGATAGGCGGAGAGCTGTTCAACCTTTTAGCCGAAGACGCAACAAACTTGAATCCTCAATTTATTTCGAAGAATGTTGACAGCAAAGTGAACCAAGAATATGAAGATGAGGTCGTGGAGAGATTCTTCACATGTGACAAGATAGGGAATTCGTTGAACGCTCGAGCAGTGATGATTGACATGGAGTCGAAGGCCATATCGCAAACTTTGGCACAGGCTAAGAAATCTGGAAAGTGGAGGTATCCCGAGGGTCAACAATTTTGGCAGAAGCGTGGTTCTGGAAATAACTGGGCGCACGGTTTTCTGGTTCACGGGCCAAAGTCATCGGAGAGAGTTCTTGACATGGTACACAAAGAAGTGGAGAAATGCGACAGATTTGGCGGTTTTCTAATTTTAATGAGCTTAGCAGGTGGAACTGGCTCTGGCGTGGGGGCCTATATCACTGAGTGTCTTCGAGACGAATTTCCACATTCATTTATACTGAATCAGGTGGTTTGGCCTTATGGGACTGGAGAAGTAATAGTGCAAAATTACAACGCTATCTTAACACTGTCTCATTTGAACAGGTGCTCAGATGGCATAATCATTGTAGAAAATGACAAGTTACAGAATATCTGTTCCAGGTTGATGAACCTAAAACACATTTCTTTCAAGGATATCAACAAGGTCATCTCACACAAACTTGCAAGTGTTCTTCAGCCTGTGAAGTTATTTTCTCAAGGACAGGATGCAAGCTTCTATAAACATTCTATTTCAGTGAAAAATTTGCTTGGTGATCTTATTGAACAAGTTTGTCCACATCCTGAGTACAAACTTGTGACgcttaagaacattcctcaaaTGGCTGAGCAGTCCTTGGCTTACAGTACCTATACATGGCCAGGACTCCTTAAGCATCTGCGACAAATGCTGATTGCCGATGCTAGCATGGAGGAAG GTATTGACTGGGAGGTCAAGTTACCAGTACCTTCCAACCCAGATGGTGCTGATTGTCACCAAAGGCCAGGAGTATTACCAAGAGTGAAAACCAGATTCAACAAATCCATTGCTAACCTTCTAGTGTTGCGAGGAGTTGATGTCCACAAGTGTGATTTTACTTCATTCTCTGATTCAAGGCTCAATGTAAGCTGGGTACCTTCAAATTGTGCCAGTACAATATGGTGCCATCCAAGACCATTTAACTATTATGAAAAATCTGCATCATTACTAAGCAACAGTCAAACCCCTGCTGCACCCTTAAACTCTGTAGTTCAAAAAGCTTGGAACATGTTTGCCTCACGGGCCTATGTTCACCAGTATTTAAAGTATGGGATGACAGAGGATCactttgttgacagttttgcTGCTACTGAgcaaatgattaaaaactattCTTCTTTGTAA
- the LOC138006724 gene encoding O-phosphoseryl-tRNA(Sec) selenium transferase-like isoform X1 has product MFSGSYEVCGKIIPVSYVQQAQNARKSRENQIRIFLEHKKWPSEGWDDISIELLLKELSIMDSNNFPGNVGAGEREGRVISSLVSQRHFRLSHGIGRSGDIAAVQPKAAGSSLLMKLTNSMALDAIKIAGVRSAKACLLLPVATGMCLVMTLLTLKQTRPDAKYIIWPRIDQKSCFKCILTAGFEPVIIENILEGDELRTDLAAVEKQIKDLGPENVVCVLTTTSCFAPRTPDRLEEVAKLCKEQVVPHVVNNAYGVQSSKCMHLIQQAARIGRVDAFIQSTDKNFMVPVGGAIVAGFDDKFIDAVSKTYPGRASATPSVDLFITLLSLGSQGYQRLLQQRKEVYNYLSEGLSKVATAHGERLLSTKGNPISLAISLERLEQGLELNSAGVTQLGSMLFTRCVSGARVVAPDSTKEINGYLFTGWGAHAQSYRCAYLTAAAAIGMTKEDVDTFLKRLDKCLSKFTAKEKPIGGRSVEIADEERSECENSQEERKDTGDKNIVTVNR; this is encoded by the exons ATGTTTTCAGGGAGTTACGAGGTTTGTGGCAAAATCATTCCAGTTTCGTATGTACAACAAGCTCAAAATGCTCGGAAAAGTCGAGAAAATCAAATTAGAATATTCCTGGAGCAT aaaaaatggccTTCAGAAGGATGGGATGATATCAGCATTGAACTTCTATTGAAAGAGCTCTCCATTATGGACAGTAACAACTTTCCAG GAAATGTTGGTGCAGGTGAAAGAGAGGGGAGAGTCATTTCTTCCTTGGTATCACAAAGGCATTTCAG GTTAAGTCATGGTATTGGCAGATCAGGTGACATAGCAGCTGTACAACCTAAGGCTGCTGGATCTTCTTTGTTAATGAAACTTACCAATTCCATGGCCTTGGATGCCATCAAAATCGCAG GTGTCAGGTCTGCTAAAGCTTGTCTTCTATTACCTGTGGCAACTGGCATGTGTTTGGTTATGACACTACTGACGTTAAAGCAAACAAGGCCTGATGCCAAGTACATCATATGGCCTAGGATTGATCAAAAGTCCTGCTTTAAGTGTATTCTTACTGCTG gatTTGAACCAGTTATCATAGAAAATATTTTGGAAGGTGACGAGCTTAGAACAGATCTTGCAGCTGTGGAAAAGCAGATCAAGGACTTGGGCCCTGAAAATGTGGTGTGTGTCTTGACAACAACCAGCTGCTTTGCCCCGAGGACCCCTGATAG GTTGGAGGAAGTTGCTAAGTTGTGTAAAGAGCAAGTTGTGCCACATGTTGTAAACAATGCTTACGGGGTGCAGTCCTCTAAGTGTATGCATCTCATCCAACAg GCAGCTAGGATAGGCCGTGTGGATGCATTCATACAAAGCACTGATAAGAACTTTATGGTTCCTGTTGGTGGAGCCATTGTGGCAGGATTTGATGACAAGTTTATTGATGCTGTTAGCAAAACATACCCTG GACGAGCATCAGCTACTCCATCAGTAGACCTCTTCATCACACTCCTGTCTCTTGGTTCACAAGGATATCAACGATTACTGCAACAGAGAAAG GAAGTATATAACTACTTATCTGAAGGCCTCTCAAAGGTGGCGACTGCACATGGAGAGCGGCTGCTCAGCACCAAAGGCAATCCAATCTCTCTCG ctatttctttggagcgaCTTGAGCAAGGACTGGAACTAAACTCAGCCGGCGTGACTCAGCTTGGTTCGATGCTCTTCACAAGATGTGTTTCTGGTGCAAG AGTTGTTGCTCCTGATAGTACCAAAGAGATCAATGGATACTTGTTTACTGGCTGGGGTGCGCATGCCCAGAGCTACCGCTGTGCGTACCTCACCGCAGCCGCCGCAATAGGGATGACAAAAGAGGACGTCGACACCTTTTTGAAACGGCTCGATAAGTGCTTATCAAAATTCACTGCCAAGGAAAAACCTATCGGTGGCCGGAGTGTTGAGATTGCTGATGAAGAGAGAAGCGAATGCGAAAATAGtcaggaagaaaggaaggacaCTGGAGATAAAAATATCGTAACGGTGAACAGATAG
- the LOC138006722 gene encoding uncharacterized protein, with amino-acid sequence MACLQAGTVLSVTVEQVLENCLLVFVKHKSRIFRGVLFDEKNAVVFRTSTAEPFNSQESKKVKLNGGSTLADSASRWSTRQASLYYKRQNHKSFPCRRIPSLFSEVQVLTDADLIMENDGSLENMEGTSITLTKGPSALSENKTKTGQVFKGKDTSGRKADLLSQGNVTSLKAETNLKRKKLHSELCDRPSKKQPNKVNIVNKGVQKTTDKKKTKTLGKRSRKAAIGNRVTGSQQSSTCATKSASSTDYKLITTSPGSVPVAPVGLTPRTSCQKSDTVLILKKVDPPDPVGMNNECPSEDLAPMMDNLSGENTIENAFNYVQDEENGKRQIDQECRKKERDNENNLEDVSERTEGIPECLGNSAKSDMVTDKLEQVLENTVPVSESHDHFSEAVHNETAMIETFLRDATDSLEIQEESNSSDVVIKRSARIRERRARFNLNQLLPYIEESQDHKSISEEYTLANMLQPDTHHVEQVFKTVSNEFLNSAEDHNVVDLTSMENQPLKRNIHSRRKNTKYTQRMTWQLQPQVAPGNQCDPVGVGDIVWGKVHGHPWWPGKVLAISGIRCEDSTNPWDRDAHVSWFGSNTSSIIRLHFLQLFAPNFSKRHKRRKKGCYRLAVKQAKEAVQALINIVTP; translated from the exons ATGGCTTGTTTACAAGCAGGAACCGTTCTTTCCGTGACTGTAGAACAAGTTTTAGAAAATTGCCTTCTTGTTTTCGTTAAACATAAGTCAAGAATTTTTCGAGGAGTGCTTTTCGACGAAAAGAACGCCGTTGTTTTCAG AACTTCAACTGCAGAACCATTCAatagtcaagaatcaaagaaagtcaaacTTAATGGAGGAAGTACTCTTGCAGATAGCGCCTCAAGATGGTCCACGAGACAAGCCAGTCTGTATTACAAACGACAGAACCATAAATCATTTCCTTGTAGACGGATCCCGAGCTTATTTAGTGAAGTTCAAGTGTTAACCGATGCAGATTTAATCATGGAAAATGATGGAAGTCTTGAAAATATGGAGGGTACATCCATCACTCTAACCAAAGGACCATCTGCCttaagtgaaaacaaaacgaagacagGACAGGTCTTCAAGGGAAAAGATACTTCTGGGCGGAAGGCTGATCTTTTAAGTCAAGGGAATGTCACAAGCCTTAAAGCAGAAACAAACctgaaacgaaaaaaattacACTCAGAACTTTGTGACAGACCTTCCAAGAAACAACCAAACAAGGTTAATATTGTAAACAAGGGTGTCCAGAAAACCACCGataagaagaaaacaaaaacccttGGCAAACGTTCCAGGAAAGCCGCAATAGGCAACCGTGTAACGGGCTCTCAACAATCAAGTACTTGTGCAACAAAGAGTGCTTCCTCAACTGATTACAAACTTATAACGACAAGTCCAGGTTCAGTCCCAGTGGCGCCTGTGGGATTAACACCAAGAACTAGTTGCCAAAAATCAGACACTGTCCTAATACTAAAAAAGGTTGATCCACCTGATCCAGTGGGGATGAACAACGAATGCCCTAGCGAAGACTTGGCACCGATGATGGATAATTTGTCTGGGGAAAACACGATTGAGAATGCCTTTAACTATGTTCAAGATGAGGAGAATGGAAAAAGGCAGATAGATCAGGAGtgtagaaaaaaagaaagagacaatgAAAACAACTTAGAAGATGTCTCTGAAAGGACAGAGGGCATTCCAGAGTGTCTGGGCAACAGCGCTAAAAGTGACATGGTGACAGACAAACTAGAACAAGTTTTGGAGAATACAGTGCCTGTGAGTGAATCGCATGACCATTTCAGTGAGGCAGTACATAATGAAACAGCCATGATTGAAACATTCTTGAGAGATGCAACAGACAGCTTAGAAATACAGGAAGAATCAAACAGTAGCGATGTTGTCATTAAGCGATCCGCAAGAATAAGGGAGAGAAGAGCAAGATTTAACCTTAATCAACTTTTGCCTTATATCGAAGAAAGTCAGGATCACAAGAGTATTTCTGAAGAATACACTTTGGCTAACATGCTTCAGCCAGATACCCATCATGTGGAAcaagtttttaaaactgttaGCAATGAATTTTTGAACTCAGCAGAAGACCATAATGTTGTAGATTTGACCTCAATGGAAAACCAACCTTTGAAGCGCAATATACACAGTAGACGTAAAAACACAAAGTATACACAGCGAATGACTTGGCAACTTCAACCACAAGTGGCTCCTGGCAATCAATGTGATCCAGTGGGCGTGGGTGATATTGTGTGGGGCAAAGTTCACGGCCATCCTTGGTGGCCTGGTAAAGTATTGGCAATCAGCGGAATAAGGTGTGAGGATAGCACAAATCCCTGGGACAGAGATGCTCATGTATCATGGTTTGGGTCCAACACAAGTTCCATTATACGTTTACATTTCCTTCAGTTGTTTGCACCCAACTTTTCCAAGAGGCACAAGAGGCGTAAAAAGGGATGCTACAGGCTTGCTGTCAAACAGGCAAAGGAGGCCGTTCAAGCATTGATCAACATAGTTACACCTTGA